The genomic window GCGGCGGCTGCGGCGCGGGTCGAGCCGCGGGGAGTGGAGCAGGAACCGCCGCTCCACCCCGACGCCGTGCGAGATCCGGCGCACGGTGAAGCTGGTGCGCGCCCCGACGGTCCCGTTGACGGCGATCACCACCCCCTCGAAGACCTGGATGCGCTCGCGCGTCCCCTCGACCACCTTCACGTGGACGCGGACGGTGTCGCCGCTGCGCAGCTGCGGCACCTCGGGCTTCTCCTGCTCTCGCTCGAGCAGGTCGATCACATTCATCGCGGTCCTCCAGCAGGGGATGTGAGCGGTCCGGGCTCTGCCGGGACCGGGGAACGGGGGTCGGAGTCGGGGCGAAGCCGGAGGCGTCGCTGCCGCGCCTGGTCGTGGCGCCACTGTTCGATGGCGGCGTGGTGGCCGCTGCGGAGCACCTCGGGCACCTCGCGGCCCTCGAAGACCGCCGGGCGAGTGTAGAGGGGAGGCTCGACGTCGGAGGCGCCGCCGGAGAAGGTCTCCCCCTGGAGCGACTCCGGCGACCCGAGGGTCCCGGGCAGCATCCGCGCCACCGCCTCCACGACCACCATGGCCGCGACCTCGCCGCCGCTGAGGACGAAGTCGCCGACCGACAGCTCCTCTCCGATCTCCTCGCGGGCGCGCTCGTCGACGCCCTGGTAGCGACCGCACACCAGCAGGAGGTGGTCCCCGGCGGCGAGCTCGCGGACCACCTCCTGGGTGAGCCGCGGCCCCTGCGGCGAGAGCAGGATGGCGCGCACCGTGGGGTCGGCGGCGCGGAACGCGCG from Candidatus Dormiibacterota bacterium includes these protein-coding regions:
- the rplS gene encoding 50S ribosomal protein L19 produces the protein MNVIDLLEREQEKPEVPQLRSGDTVRVHVKVVEGTRERIQVFEGVVIAVNGTVGARTSFTVRRISHGVGVERRFLLHSPRLDPRRSRR
- the trmD gene encoding tRNA (guanosine(37)-N1)-methyltransferase TrmD — its product is MRVDVLTIFPGVFPGPLGVGVVGRALEAGTLELHAHDLRDHTDDRHRQVDDIPFGGGPGMVLKPEPLVRAVRAFRAADPTVRAILLSPQGPRLTQEVVRELAAGDHLLLVCGRYQGVDERAREEIGEELSVGDFVLSGGEVAAMVVVEAVARMLPGTLGSPESLQGETFSGGASDVEPPLYTRPAVFEGREVPEVLRSGHHAAIEQWRHDQARQRRLRLRPDSDPRSPVPAEPGPLTSPAGGPR